The Pyrenophora tritici-repentis strain M4 chromosome 8, whole genome shotgun sequence genome contains a region encoding:
- a CDS encoding ankyrin repeat domain containing protein, translated as MSPGAHVSSVFDLYVRDIKLHGQGPIESLFKSLMETLRLILSEVRMQSDIAQPYGSVESSCAALFFWGTDLGLLRGELDDMLQDSPQLRNTCLTVLASISQFASTSLIHLVNSEHRQKRILQSTGISTSLEQTMNMIEQQHRSNYQPKQDVETLCQTLRTKIDTLIMLAPSLASPAEEIYDDDEPRAIQSNEKHLPEQAYANSVSQKFPRAAPAIVVHLGKLNWDRYNHMLRLQRETIQQENQVTALEKARTIFHDSGLGFSLPAQSEVGLNIAVDTSRPESVYAPSMVSSRAEASHKRVPSLPAQARSGDPFTCEICNKQVRFQRTKAWKKHIFDDILAYACFFVECYDTRVFFENSEALMIHLQDHHGMDVRVSDVTCPLCVEFTTGDRDVLSLHVARHMEEIALAILPCSVDSDEESADNSTSDATSIKDDNILQTRQDECPEDPNDREYPGSPILPYHDPMTGKLGVPFEMQAASYRGHEQVVKMLLDAGADINAQGGNHGNALQAASLRGHKQVVKMLLDKGVDINAQSGNHGNALQAASEGGHKQVVKMLLDNGADINAQGGEYGNALQAASARGHEQVVKTLLDNGADINAQGGYFGNALQAASLRGHEQVVKMLLDNGADINAQSGNHGNALQAASEGGHK; from the exons ATGTCTCCTGGCGCCCATGTCTCCTCAGTATTTGACCTATATGTACGAGATATCAAACTCCACGGGCAAGGGCCTATCGAATCGCTATTTAAGTCTCTCATGGAGACGCTAAGACTCATACTTTCTGAAGTCAGGATGCAGTCCGATATAGCACAACCCTATGGCTCCGTAGAGTCAAGTTGTGCAGCTTTGTTTTTCTGGGGTACTGACCTTGGGCTGTTGCGAGGCGAGCTCGATGATATGCTTCAAGACTCTCCTCAGCTGCGCAATACTTGTCTGACTGTTCTCGCATCCATCTCCCAATTTGCCAGCACAT CGTTGATACATCTAGTCAACAGTGAGCATCGTCAAAAGAGAATTTTACAGTCAACGGGAATTTCGACATCCCTGGAGCAGACCATGAACATGATTGAACAACAACATCGCTCCAACTACCAACCCAAGCAAGACGTGGAGACATTATGTCAGACTCTCCGTACAAAGATTGATACTCTTATCATGTTAGCACCCAGCCTAGCATCACCAGCGGAAGAAAtctacgacgacgacgagcCTCGGGCTATCCAAAGCAATGAAAAACACTTACCGGAACAGGCCTACGCCAACAGCGTTTCACAAAAGTTCCCTCGGGCTGCGCCAGCGATAGTGGTCCATTTGGGAAAATTGAACTGGGATCGATATAATCACATGCTTCGTCTACAGCGGGAGACAATACAGCAGGAAAATCAAGTGACCGCCTTAGAGAAGGCAAGAACAATCTTCCATGACTCTGGCCTCGGCTTCTCTTTGCCAGCGCAGTCAGAAGTTGGGTTGAATATTGCTGTCGATACTTCTCGCCCCGAATCTGTCTACGCACCCTCGATGGTGTCTAGCAGGGCTGAAGCGAGTCACAAACGTGTGCCATCATTGCCAGCCCAAGCACGGTCTGGTGATCCTTTCACGTGCGAAATCTGCAATAAGCAAGTGCGATTTCAGCGAACGAAAGCTTGGAA GAAGCATATCTTTGATGACATACTAGCATACGCTTGTTTCTTCGTTGAATGCTACGACACTCGCGTGTTCTTTGAAAACAGCGAGGCGCTAATGATTCATCTACAAGATCACCATGGTATGGACGTTCGAGTCTCGGACGTGACGTGTCCTCTCTGTGTTGAGTTTACTACTGGGGACCGCGATGTTTTATCACTCCATGTTGCACGTCACATGGAAGAAATCGCTCTTGCGATACTGCCTTGTAGTGTTGACTCCGACGAAGAATCAGCAGATAACTCGACAAGCGACGCTACATCTATTAAGGATGACAACATTCTTCAAACGCGTCAGGACGAATGCCCAGAGGACCCCAACGATAGAGAATACCCGGGTAGTCCAATATTACCCTATCACGACCCTATGACAGGAAAGTTGGGTGTTCCATTTGAAATGCAAGCAGCTTCATACAGAGGCcacgagcaggtagtcaagatgctgctcgacGCAGGCGCCGACATtaacgcgcagggtggaaaccacggcaacgcactgcaggcagcttcacTTAGAGGCCACAagcaggtagtcaagatgctgctcgacaagggcgTCGACATCAACGCCCAGAGTGGAAACcacggcaacgcactgcaggcagcttcagaAGGAGGCCACAagcaggtagtcaagatgctgctcgaTAACGGCGCCGACATtaacgcgcagggtggagagtacggcaacgcactacaggcagcttcagctagaggccacgagcaggtagtcaagacACTGCTCGATAACGGCGCCGACATtaacgcgcagggtggatACTtcggcaacgcactgcaggcagcttcacTTAGAGGCcacgagcaggtagtcaagatgctgctcgacaaCGGCGCCGACATCAACGCCCAGAGTGGAAACcacggcaacgcactgcaggcagcttcagaAGGAGGCCACAAGTAG